In Streptomyces sp. NBC_01408, one DNA window encodes the following:
- the dnaG gene encoding DNA primase, whose product MAGRINDDDVKAVRDAVPIDAVVSDYLQLRNAGGGNLKGLCPFHDEKSPSFQVSPSKGLYHCFGCQAGGDTLDFIMKIDHLSFSEAVERLAGQAGITLRYEEGGYTAGTSGRGERIRLVEAHKAAAQFYVDQLDGAEAEIGRKFLAGRGFDQAAAAHFSVGYSPAGWDHLTRFLRGKGFSDKELITSGLAQDSRSGKPIDRFRGRLMWPIRDISGEVVGFGARKLREDDNGPKYLNTPETAIYKKSQVLYGIDLAKKEIAKTSRAVVVEGYTDVMACHIAGVTTAIATCGTAFGGDHIKILRRLLMDNATAEVIFTFDGDAAGQKAALRAFEDDQKFAAETSIAITPGGMDPCDLRLAQGDAAVSGLVESRTPLFEFALRHIVARHNLENPAGRAAALDEAAPVVAHIKNIAIQHESAVQLAGMLGIRDEQFVVKRVAQLARWARERGSQPPQQGRGRPAYEAAPAPADRPAGGPALNLRSPAHRTERELLKLALQRPALVSPAFDAYGMDEFTAPPYAAVRQAILDAGGSSLGTEDYLTRVREAAPNDTVRALVTELAVEAIHAKTVDEIYAGVQLVQVRLRAVDRRVHEIQGTMSRLGPQAPPEQLAAVQEELWVLQQYGQRLRNRGAEGL is encoded by the coding sequence GTGGCAGGACGGATCAATGACGACGACGTGAAGGCGGTACGGGACGCGGTCCCGATCGACGCCGTCGTCTCCGACTACCTCCAGCTGCGCAACGCGGGCGGCGGCAACCTCAAGGGCCTCTGCCCCTTCCACGACGAGAAGTCCCCGTCCTTCCAGGTCAGCCCCAGCAAGGGCCTGTACCACTGCTTCGGCTGCCAGGCGGGCGGGGACACCCTCGACTTCATCATGAAGATCGACCACCTCTCCTTCTCGGAGGCGGTCGAGCGCCTGGCCGGCCAGGCCGGCATCACCCTGCGGTACGAGGAGGGCGGCTACACCGCCGGCACCAGCGGCCGCGGCGAGCGGATCCGGCTGGTCGAGGCGCACAAGGCCGCCGCCCAGTTCTACGTCGACCAGCTGGACGGCGCCGAAGCGGAGATCGGCCGCAAGTTCCTGGCCGGGCGCGGCTTCGACCAGGCCGCGGCCGCCCACTTCAGCGTGGGCTACAGCCCGGCCGGCTGGGACCACCTGACCCGCTTCCTGCGCGGCAAGGGCTTCAGCGACAAGGAGCTGATCACCTCCGGCCTCGCCCAGGACAGCCGCAGCGGCAAGCCCATCGACCGCTTCCGCGGCCGGCTGATGTGGCCGATCCGCGACATCAGCGGCGAGGTGGTCGGCTTCGGCGCGCGCAAGCTCCGCGAGGACGACAACGGCCCGAAGTACCTGAACACCCCCGAGACCGCGATCTACAAGAAGTCCCAGGTCCTGTACGGCATCGACCTGGCCAAGAAGGAGATCGCGAAGACCTCGCGGGCGGTCGTGGTCGAGGGCTACACCGATGTGATGGCCTGCCACATCGCCGGGGTCACCACCGCGATCGCCACCTGCGGCACCGCCTTCGGCGGCGACCACATCAAGATCCTGCGCCGGCTCCTGATGGACAACGCGACCGCCGAGGTGATCTTCACCTTCGACGGCGACGCCGCCGGGCAGAAGGCGGCGCTGCGCGCCTTCGAGGACGACCAGAAGTTCGCGGCCGAGACCTCGATCGCGATCACCCCGGGCGGCATGGACCCGTGCGACTTGCGCCTGGCGCAGGGGGACGCGGCCGTGTCGGGGCTGGTGGAGTCCAGGACCCCGCTGTTCGAGTTCGCCCTGCGCCACATCGTGGCCCGGCACAACCTGGAGAACCCGGCGGGGCGGGCGGCCGCGCTGGACGAGGCGGCTCCGGTCGTCGCCCACATCAAGAACATCGCGATCCAGCACGAGTCGGCGGTCCAGCTGGCGGGCATGCTCGGCATCCGCGACGAGCAGTTCGTGGTCAAGCGGGTCGCACAGCTGGCGCGCTGGGCCCGGGAGCGCGGCAGCCAGCCCCCGCAGCAGGGCCGCGGGCGCCCCGCCTACGAGGCCGCCCCCGCGCCCGCCGACCGGCCGGCCGGCGGCCCGGCGCTGAACCTGCGCAGCCCCGCCCACCGCACCGAGCGCGAGCTGCTGAAGCTGGCCCTCCAGCGCCCGGCCCTGGTCTCCCCCGCCTTCGACGCCTACGGCATGGACGAGTTCACCGCCCCGCCCTACGCGGCCGTGCGCCAGGCGATCCTGGACGCGGGCGGCTCCTCGCTCGGCACCGAGGACTACCTGACCCGCGTGCGCGAGGCCGCTCCGAACGACACCGTCCGCGCGCTCGTCACGGAGCTGGCCGTCGAGGCCATCCACGCCAAGACCGTGGACGAGATCTACGCCGGAGTGCAGCTGGTCCAGGTGCGGCTGCGCGCCGTCGACCGCCGGGTCCACGAGATCCAGGGCACCATGTCCCGGCTGGGCCCGCAGGCCCCGCCGGAGCAGCTGGCGGCGGTCCAGGAGGAGCTGTGGGTCCTCCAGCAGTACGGTCAGCGCCTGCGCAACCGCGGCGCCGAGGGGCTGTAG
- a CDS encoding NAD(P)/FAD-dependent oxidoreductase: MVDAHRTFVIVGAGLAGAKAAETLRAEGFTGRVILIGDEREHPYERPPLSKGYLTGKEERDSVFVHEPSWYARADIELHLGQPAVHLDRDAKKVVLGDGTALHYDKLLLATGAEPRRLDVPGTGLAGVHHLRRLAHAERLRGVLAGLGRDNGHLLIAGAGWIGLEVAAAARGYGAEVTVVEPEATPLHAVLGPEIGRLFGDLHADHGVRFHFGSRLTEIVGHDGMVLAARTDDGEEHPAHAVLAAIGAAPRTALAETSGLALIDREHGGGIAVDASLRTSDADIFAVGDVAAAHHPVLGTRLRVEHWANALNGGPAAARAMLGQEVSYDRVPYFFSDQYDVGLEYSGYAPPGGYDQVLIRGDAGKREFIAFWLSEGRVLAGMNVNVWDVTEHIQALIRSKAPVDREALADPSIPLASLVTAEGA; the protein is encoded by the coding sequence GTGGTCGACGCACACCGGACATTCGTCATCGTCGGCGCGGGGCTCGCCGGGGCAAAGGCGGCCGAAACGCTCAGGGCCGAAGGGTTCACGGGGCGGGTGATCCTGATCGGCGACGAGCGCGAACATCCCTACGAACGGCCCCCGCTGTCCAAGGGGTACCTGACGGGCAAGGAGGAGCGCGACAGCGTCTTCGTCCACGAGCCGTCCTGGTACGCGCGCGCCGACATCGAGCTGCACCTGGGCCAGCCCGCGGTGCACCTGGACCGGGACGCCAAGAAGGTGGTCCTCGGCGACGGCACCGCGCTGCACTACGACAAACTGCTGCTGGCCACCGGCGCCGAACCGCGCCGCCTCGACGTCCCGGGCACGGGCCTGGCCGGGGTGCACCACCTGCGCCGGCTGGCCCACGCCGAGCGGCTGCGCGGCGTACTGGCCGGTCTGGGCCGGGACAACGGCCACCTGCTGATCGCGGGCGCCGGATGGATCGGCCTGGAGGTGGCCGCCGCGGCCCGCGGGTACGGCGCGGAGGTCACCGTGGTCGAGCCGGAGGCCACCCCGCTGCACGCGGTGCTCGGCCCGGAGATCGGCCGGCTCTTCGGGGACCTGCACGCCGACCACGGGGTGCGGTTCCACTTCGGGTCCCGGCTGACCGAGATCGTGGGCCACGACGGCATGGTGCTGGCCGCCCGTACGGACGACGGGGAGGAGCACCCGGCGCACGCGGTGCTGGCGGCGATCGGGGCGGCGCCGCGGACCGCGCTCGCCGAGACCTCCGGACTGGCCCTGATCGACCGGGAGCACGGCGGCGGGATCGCCGTGGACGCCTCGCTGCGCACCTCCGACGCGGACATCTTCGCGGTCGGGGACGTGGCCGCCGCCCACCATCCGGTGCTCGGGACCCGGCTGCGGGTGGAGCACTGGGCCAACGCGCTCAACGGCGGTCCGGCCGCAGCGCGGGCCATGCTGGGGCAGGAGGTCAGTTACGACCGGGTGCCGTACTTCTTCTCCGACCAGTACGACGTGGGTCTGGAGTACTCGGGCTACGCCCCGCCGGGCGGCTACGACCAGGTGCTGATCCGCGGGGACGCGGGGAAGCGGGAGTTCATCGCGTTCTGGCTCTCGGAGGGCCGGGTGCTGGCCGGAATGAACGTGAATGTGTGGGACGTCACAGAGCACATCCAGGCCCTGATCAGGTCCAAGGCGCCGGTGGACCGCGAGGCCCTGGCGGACCCGTCCATTCCGCTCGCGTCGCTGGTCACGGCGGAGGGTGCCTGA
- a CDS encoding deoxyguanosinetriphosphate triphosphohydrolase yields MEGTAPSPAHSSAPDQPYGPDATERWSAEPDKQPGRTAFQRDRARVLHSAALRRLAGKTQVVTPGTRSYDWDASPRTRLTHSLECAQVGRELGAALGCDPDLVEAACLSHDMGHPPFGHNGEEALNEFAKDCGGFEGNAQSLRLLTRLEPKRFVPDPASGELVSVGLNLTRACLDAATKYPWARGGHPTDPGSVKFGAYEDDLPVFRWLRHGAPADRKCFEAQVMDWADDVAYSVHDFEDGLHAGHLDPNLLFSEPERAAIWRVAIGRYVPSDTDPEELREALDRLMEQEWWPHGYDGSAVAQARLKDATSQLIGRFCLAAEGATREAYGSGRLTRYGAELVVPREARNECAVLKAVADLYVMQRDEQERIRADQRIVLAELAEALSARAPEGLDPQFRAIFDAAADDRARKRAVIDQIACLTDAAARSLHARLTRRTRRAEG; encoded by the coding sequence ATGGAAGGCACCGCACCCTCCCCCGCACACTCGTCCGCTCCCGACCAGCCCTACGGCCCGGACGCCACCGAGCGCTGGTCCGCCGAACCGGACAAACAGCCGGGGCGCACCGCCTTCCAGCGCGACCGCGCCCGAGTGCTGCACTCCGCCGCCCTGCGCCGGCTCGCCGGGAAGACCCAGGTGGTCACCCCGGGCACGCGCTCGTACGACTGGGACGCGAGCCCGCGGACCCGCCTGACGCACTCCCTGGAGTGCGCGCAGGTCGGCCGCGAGCTCGGCGCGGCGCTCGGCTGCGACCCCGATCTCGTCGAGGCCGCCTGCCTCTCGCACGACATGGGCCACCCGCCCTTCGGGCACAACGGCGAGGAGGCGCTCAACGAGTTCGCCAAGGACTGCGGCGGCTTCGAGGGCAACGCCCAGTCGCTGCGCCTGCTGACCCGGCTGGAGCCCAAGCGGTTCGTGCCCGATCCCGCGTCGGGCGAGCTCGTCAGCGTCGGCCTCAATCTCACCCGGGCCTGCCTCGACGCCGCCACCAAGTACCCGTGGGCCCGCGGGGGCCACCCCACCGACCCCGGCTCGGTGAAGTTCGGGGCGTACGAGGACGACCTGCCGGTCTTCAGGTGGCTGCGCCACGGCGCGCCCGCGGACCGCAAGTGCTTCGAGGCCCAGGTCATGGACTGGGCGGACGACGTGGCGTACTCCGTCCACGATTTCGAGGACGGTCTGCACGCCGGCCACCTCGACCCCAACCTCCTCTTCTCCGAGCCCGAACGCGCGGCGATCTGGCGGGTGGCGATCGGCCGGTACGTGCCCTCGGACACCGATCCGGAGGAGCTGCGCGAGGCCCTCGACCGGCTGATGGAGCAGGAGTGGTGGCCGCACGGGTACGACGGTTCGGCCGTCGCGCAGGCCCGGCTGAAGGACGCCACCAGCCAGCTGATCGGCCGGTTCTGCCTGGCCGCCGAGGGCGCCACGCGCGAGGCGTACGGTTCCGGCCGCCTCACCCGGTACGGGGCGGAGCTGGTGGTCCCGCGCGAGGCGCGCAACGAGTGCGCGGTGCTCAAGGCGGTCGCCGACCTTTACGTCATGCAGCGCGACGAACAGGAGCGGATCCGGGCCGACCAGCGCATCGTCCTGGCCGAACTCGCCGAGGCGCTGAGCGCCCGCGCCCCGGAGGGACTGGACCCCCAGTTCCGGGCGATCTTCGACGCGGCCGCGGACGACAGGGCCAGGAAACGTGCGGTCATCGACCAGATCGCCTGCCTGACCGACGCAGCCGCCCGTTCCCTGCACGCGCGCCTCACCCGGCGCACGCGACGCGCCGAGGGGTGA
- a CDS encoding vancomycin high temperature exclusion protein → MAGCALALLPSAWTHASAADRLRTTADAPDAEVAVVFGAGLWEGRPTPYLADRLDAAAELYRTGKVKVVLVTGDNSRTEYDEPDAMRTYLTGHGVPDGRIVSDYAGFDTWDSCVRAKRIFGVDRAVLISQGFHIRRAVALCQAAGVDAYGVGVADVHDATWYYGGAREVFAAGKAAVDAAFKPEPRFLGPKEEGVSRALDALAD, encoded by the coding sequence ATGGCGGGCTGTGCGCTGGCGCTGCTGCCGTCGGCGTGGACGCACGCGTCGGCGGCGGACCGCCTGCGCACCACGGCCGACGCGCCCGACGCCGAGGTGGCCGTGGTGTTCGGGGCGGGCCTGTGGGAGGGGCGGCCCACCCCCTACCTGGCCGACCGGCTCGACGCCGCCGCCGAGCTGTACCGCACCGGCAAGGTCAAGGTCGTGCTGGTCACCGGGGACAACAGCCGCACGGAATACGACGAACCCGACGCGATGCGCACCTACCTCACCGGGCACGGGGTGCCGGACGGGCGGATCGTCAGTGACTACGCGGGCTTCGACACCTGGGACTCGTGCGTCCGGGCCAAGCGGATATTCGGGGTCGACCGCGCCGTGCTGATCAGTCAGGGCTTCCATATACGCCGGGCCGTGGCCCTGTGCCAGGCGGCGGGCGTGGACGCGTACGGGGTCGGGGTGGCCGACGTGCACGACGCCACCTGGTACTACGGCGGGGCCCGCGAGGTCTTCGCGGCGGGCAAGGCGGCGGTGGACGCGGCCTTCAAGCCCGAGCCGCGGTTCCTGGGGCCGAAGGAGGAAGGGGTGTCGCGGGCGCTGGACGCTCTGGCAGACTGA
- a CDS encoding SDR family oxidoreductase, whose product MAVVDLSGKAVVITGGARGLGAAAARAVVDGGGQVLITDVLEAEGADTVAGLGGAARFIRHDVTSEADWQAALEYAVAEFGRIDGLVNNAGIATGQFLEHESVEHFRRVVEVNLVGVFIGLKAAIPLLRAGGGGSVVNISSAAGLTGLALTAGYGASKWGVRGLSKIGAVELAEAGIRVNSVHPGMTLTPMTAPIGIQAGEGNYPGAPLGRVGAPEEIAAAVAFLLSDAASYMTGAELAVDGGWTAGPTVKHLTGQ is encoded by the coding sequence GTGGCGGTTGTGGATCTGAGCGGCAAGGCCGTCGTCATCACCGGGGGAGCCCGGGGCCTGGGCGCGGCTGCCGCGCGGGCCGTCGTCGACGGTGGCGGACAGGTGCTGATCACCGACGTGCTGGAGGCGGAGGGCGCCGATACCGTCGCCGGGCTCGGCGGCGCGGCGCGGTTCATCCGGCACGACGTGACGAGCGAGGCCGACTGGCAGGCGGCACTGGAGTACGCGGTCGCCGAGTTCGGCCGCATCGACGGCTTGGTGAACAACGCCGGCATAGCCACCGGCCAGTTCCTGGAGCACGAGAGCGTCGAGCACTTCCGCCGGGTCGTGGAGGTCAACCTGGTCGGCGTGTTCATCGGCCTCAAGGCCGCGATCCCGCTGCTGCGGGCAGGCGGAGGCGGCTCCGTCGTCAACATCTCCTCCGCCGCCGGCCTGACCGGCCTCGCGCTCACCGCCGGGTACGGCGCCTCCAAGTGGGGTGTGCGCGGCCTGTCCAAGATCGGCGCGGTCGAGCTCGCCGAGGCCGGGATCCGCGTCAACTCGGTCCACCCCGGCATGACCCTGACCCCGATGACCGCCCCCATCGGCATCCAGGCCGGCGAGGGCAACTACCCCGGCGCCCCCCTCGGCCGCGTGGGAGCCCCGGAGGAGATAGCGGCCGCCGTCGCGTTCCTGCTCTCGGACGCGGCCTCCTACATGACGGGCGCGGAACTCGCGGTCGACGGCGGCTGGACCGCAGGCCCGACGGTAAAACACCTGACCGGCCAGTGA
- a CDS encoding molybdopterin oxidoreductase family protein translates to MHIPDATTTATHCPYCALQCGMLLRPEPGGGTVTVEERADFPVNRGALCGKGRTAPAVLSSRVRLTEPLIRTHAGQLEPATWEEALDAVAEGLARTGRAYGPDAVGVFGGGGLTNEKAYALGKFARVALRTSQIDYNGRFCMSSAAAAHQRAFGLDRGLPFPLEDIPRTGCVILVGSNLAETMPPALRYLTELKANGGTLIVIDPRRTRTAEQADLHLAPRPGTDLALALGMLHLIVAEGRTDEEFIAARTTGWEEARAAAMAHWPELVERITGIPVPRLREAVAMFCAPSSAMVLTARGPEQQSKGTDTVGAWINLCLATGRAGRPLSGYGCLTGQGNGQGGREHGQKADQLPGYRKLTDPQARAHVAGVWGVDPDSLPGPGRSAYELLDALGTDVRALLLMGSNPVVSAPRAAHIEDRIRSLDFLAVADVVLSETAALADVVLPVTQWAEETGTTTNLEGRVLLRRRALTPPPGVRTDLEVLHGLAGRLGVEKGFPTDPEKVFEELRRASAGGPADYSGISYARIESEQGVFWPCPETPPTPDQAPATTTSAATTDPATTTSAATTDPATTTPAADPTPAGATAPAAATDPAPAPVHAGTPRLFLDGFATPDGRARFVAVSHRDAAEVPDALYPILLTTGRVVAQYQSGAQTRRVDELNAAAPGPFVELHPRLAARIGAVDGSPLAVVSRRGRAVAPARITDAIRADTVFMPFHWPGEGRANTLTNPALDPVSRMPEFKVCAVRVEPA, encoded by the coding sequence ATGCACATCCCGGACGCCACCACCACCGCCACGCACTGCCCGTACTGCGCGCTGCAGTGCGGAATGCTGCTCCGCCCCGAGCCGGGCGGTGGCACCGTGACGGTGGAGGAGCGTGCCGACTTCCCCGTGAACCGGGGCGCGCTGTGCGGCAAGGGCCGCACCGCCCCCGCCGTGCTCTCCTCCCGGGTGCGCCTGACCGAGCCGCTCATCCGCACCCACGCCGGGCAGCTGGAACCGGCCACCTGGGAGGAGGCCCTCGACGCCGTCGCCGAGGGCCTCGCCCGCACGGGACGCGCGTACGGCCCGGACGCCGTCGGGGTCTTCGGCGGCGGCGGGCTGACCAACGAGAAGGCGTACGCGCTCGGCAAGTTCGCCCGGGTCGCCCTGCGCACCTCGCAGATCGACTACAACGGCCGTTTCTGCATGTCCTCGGCCGCCGCCGCCCACCAGCGGGCCTTCGGACTCGACCGCGGCCTGCCCTTCCCGCTGGAGGACATCCCGCGCACCGGCTGCGTGATCCTCGTCGGCTCGAACCTCGCCGAGACCATGCCGCCCGCCCTGCGCTACCTCACCGAGCTGAAGGCCAACGGCGGCACCCTCATCGTCATCGACCCCCGCCGCACCCGCACCGCCGAACAGGCCGACCTCCACCTGGCCCCCCGCCCTGGCACCGACCTCGCGCTAGCCCTCGGCATGCTGCACCTGATCGTGGCCGAGGGGCGCACGGACGAGGAGTTCATCGCCGCCCGGACCACCGGCTGGGAGGAGGCCCGGGCCGCCGCCATGGCCCACTGGCCCGAGCTGGTGGAACGCATCACCGGGATCCCCGTCCCCCGCCTTCGCGAGGCCGTCGCCATGTTCTGCGCGCCGTCCTCCGCGATGGTCCTCACCGCCCGGGGCCCGGAGCAGCAGTCCAAGGGCACCGACACCGTCGGCGCCTGGATCAACCTGTGCCTGGCCACCGGCCGGGCCGGCCGCCCCCTCTCCGGCTACGGCTGCCTCACCGGCCAGGGCAACGGCCAGGGCGGCCGCGAGCACGGGCAGAAGGCCGACCAGCTCCCCGGCTACCGCAAGCTGACCGACCCGCAGGCCCGGGCGCACGTGGCCGGGGTCTGGGGCGTCGACCCCGACTCCCTCCCGGGGCCGGGCCGCAGCGCGTACGAACTGCTCGACGCCCTCGGCACGGACGTCCGGGCCCTGCTGCTGATGGGTTCCAACCCGGTGGTCTCGGCGCCCAGGGCCGCGCACATCGAGGACCGGATCCGCTCGCTGGACTTCCTCGCGGTGGCCGACGTGGTGCTCTCCGAGACGGCCGCCCTCGCGGACGTGGTCCTGCCCGTCACCCAGTGGGCGGAGGAGACGGGCACGACCACGAACCTGGAAGGCCGCGTCCTGCTGCGCCGCCGGGCCCTGACCCCGCCGCCCGGTGTCCGCACCGACCTGGAGGTGCTGCACGGCCTGGCCGGCCGCCTCGGCGTCGAGAAGGGCTTCCCCACCGACCCCGAGAAGGTCTTCGAGGAACTGCGCCGCGCCTCGGCCGGCGGCCCCGCGGACTACTCGGGCATCTCCTACGCCCGCATCGAATCGGAGCAGGGCGTCTTCTGGCCCTGCCCCGAAACCCCACCGACCCCCGACCAGGCCCCCGCCACCACGACCTCTGCCGCCACCACGGACCCCGCCACCACGACCTCTGCCGCCACCACGGACCCCGCCACCACGACCCCCGCCGCCGACCCGACCCCTGCCGGTGCCACGGCCCCCGCCGCCGCCACGGACCCCGCGCCCGCCCCGGTTCACGCGGGCACGCCCCGTCTCTTCCTCGACGGGTTCGCCACCCCCGACGGCCGGGCCCGCTTCGTGGCGGTCTCCCACCGGGACGCCGCCGAGGTCCCCGACGCGCTGTACCCGATCCTGCTCACCACCGGCCGGGTGGTCGCCCAGTACCAGTCCGGGGCGCAGACCCGCCGCGTGGACGAGCTCAACGCGGCGGCCCCCGGCCCCTTCGTGGAGCTCCACCCCCGCCTCGCCGCCCGCATCGGCGCGGTCGACGGCAGCCCCCTGGCCGTCGTCTCCCGCCGGGGCCGCGCGGTGGCCCCGGCCCGGATCACGGACGCCATCCGCGCGGACACCGTCTTCATGCCCTTCCACTGGCCCGGCGAGGGCCGCGCCAACACCCTGACCAACCCGGCCCTCGACCCGGTCTCCCGCATGCCGGAGTTCAAGGTCTGCGCGGTCCGCGTGGAACCGGCCTAG
- a CDS encoding NADPH-dependent F420 reductase has translation MRIGLLGTGNVARALAHGWSAAQHDVLLGSRRPQERTDLGLPVAGLNETAAHAEVLVNATPGAVSVELLHSIGAPALAGTLLIDVGVGLSDDFTELSHPNSSLGEQIQDAFPLTPVVKTLCTMDSTVMTAPDGLEGPSTVFLSGDDAEAKRTTGRLLSDLGWPPSSQLDIGGIVTARGQEHFALLFMGIAGGLGAHTFNINVVTRPSA, from the coding sequence ATGCGAATTGGACTACTTGGCACCGGAAACGTCGCTCGAGCACTGGCCCACGGCTGGAGCGCCGCACAACACGACGTGCTCCTCGGATCACGCCGGCCGCAGGAGCGGACAGACCTCGGTCTCCCCGTGGCCGGCCTGAACGAGACGGCCGCACACGCAGAGGTACTGGTCAACGCCACCCCGGGGGCCGTCTCCGTGGAGCTGCTGCACTCCATCGGGGCACCGGCGCTGGCCGGCACCTTACTGATCGACGTCGGGGTCGGTCTCTCCGACGACTTCACCGAGCTCTCGCACCCCAACAGCAGCCTGGGCGAACAGATCCAGGATGCCTTCCCCCTGACCCCCGTCGTCAAGACGCTGTGCACCATGGACTCCACCGTGATGACCGCCCCGGACGGTCTCGAAGGCCCGAGCACCGTTTTCCTCTCCGGCGACGACGCCGAAGCCAAACGGACCACCGGCCGACTGCTCAGCGACCTCGGCTGGCCTCCGTCGTCCCAGCTGGACATCGGCGGCATCGTCACCGCACGCGGACAGGAGCACTTCGCCCTGCTCTTCATGGGCATCGCGGGCGGTCTGGGGGCCCACACGTTCAACATCAACGTGGTCACCCGCCCCTCCGCCTGA
- a CDS encoding RNA polymerase sigma factor: MQTETLTVNVNVSESSEAEEAGTEAEAVDEEPEVLELIEPVPAPRRRSADSGSGAGPSADLFRQYLREIGRIPLLTAEEEVDLARRVEAGLFAEEKLAGASDLDSQLALDLDKLVVMGRMAKRRLIESNLRLVVSVAKRYVGRGLTMLDLVQEGNLGLIRAVEKFDYARGYKFSTYATWWIRQAMSRALADQARTIRVPVHVVELINRVVRVQRRMLQERGYEPTAEEVAVHLELTPERVMEVLRLAQEPVSLHAPVGEEDDVALGDLIEDGDAASPVESAAFFLLREHLEAVLSTLGERERKVVQLRYGLADGRPRTLEEIGRIFGVTRERIRQIESKTLNKLRDHAFADQLRGYLD, encoded by the coding sequence GTGCAGACCGAGACCCTGACCGTGAACGTGAACGTGAGCGAGTCCTCGGAGGCCGAAGAGGCCGGGACAGAGGCCGAAGCCGTGGACGAAGAGCCCGAGGTGCTGGAGCTGATCGAGCCGGTTCCCGCGCCGCGCAGGCGCAGCGCCGACAGCGGGAGCGGAGCGGGACCCTCCGCGGACCTGTTCCGGCAGTACCTGCGCGAGATAGGCAGGATCCCGCTGCTCACGGCCGAGGAGGAGGTCGACCTCGCGCGGCGCGTCGAAGCCGGCCTGTTCGCCGAGGAGAAGCTCGCCGGCGCCTCCGACCTCGACTCGCAGCTCGCCCTCGATCTCGACAAGCTCGTCGTCATGGGGCGGATGGCCAAACGCCGGCTCATAGAGTCGAACCTGCGGCTCGTCGTCTCCGTCGCGAAGCGGTACGTGGGCCGCGGGCTCACCATGCTCGACCTCGTGCAGGAGGGGAACCTCGGGCTCATCCGGGCCGTTGAGAAGTTCGACTACGCCCGCGGGTACAAGTTCTCCACCTACGCCACCTGGTGGATCCGGCAGGCGATGTCCCGGGCCCTCGCCGACCAGGCCCGGACCATCCGCGTGCCCGTCCATGTCGTCGAGCTGATCAACCGCGTCGTCCGCGTCCAGCGCCGCATGCTCCAGGAGCGCGGGTACGAGCCCACGGCCGAAGAGGTCGCCGTCCACCTCGAGCTGACGCCCGAGCGGGTCATGGAGGTGCTCCGCCTCGCGCAGGAGCCGGTCTCGCTCCACGCCCCCGTGGGCGAGGAGGACGACGTGGCGCTCGGCGACCTGATCGAGGACGGCGACGCGGCATCCCCCGTCGAGTCCGCCGCGTTCTTCCTGCTGCGCGAGCACCTGGAAGCGGTGCTCTCGACCCTCGGTGAGCGGGAGCGCAAGGTGGTCCAGCTCCGGTACGGGCTCGCCGACGGGCGGCCGCGCACCCTGGAGGAGATCGGGCGGATCTTCGGCGTGACCCGTGAGCGGATCCGGCAGATCGAGTCCAAGACCCTCAACAAACTGCGGGACCACGCCTTCGCCGACCAGCTCCGGGGATATCTGGATTGA